CAACTTTGGGATTGTAAATATCACCTCATCCCCATCATCAAAATCACGTGGCCTACTCTCAGCTGCTCCaaaaactctcttcctctcttcatCTCCATTAAACTGCAACGCAGGCTCCAGCGCTAACACCTTATAGTCCAAGGCGTCATCAAGAACTTCGACAATGACGTAGTCCTCATAGGTTTCTTCAAGGAAACCATTCCAGAATCTGTATATCGCCCACACTTGGCCAACCTTAGGCAGAATGGTATACGTATATTCATTTCCTTCCATGGAGGTTTGAGGCACCATCAGATGTGAAAAGTTATTAGGAGCGAGTGCTACATGAACTCTAGTCACCAAGAAAGTTCCACAACTAACATGCAGTTTCTTGTCCTCCCAAGGGATGATGACTTCCCCAGGTAAACGCTTGGGCTTTAACCGAAAGGAGACTATTTTGTAAACTGGAGCCTGCTCAAATGTTTGAGTCACACTGATCTTATGGATCCTACAGTAGTCCCTAGGCATGTTGTCATTGCATCCGATGTATGACCAGATCTGACCAGTTTTAAAAACCTTTCCGTTTATAGGAAAGCAGAGAGCTTCTGGCTTTGGAGGTGCAAACTCTGGTAATAGATGTGAAGGGACGGTTACCTCTTCGATTGTTGCAGGTAACGCAGCTTGGTCCAGCTCGTAAGCATACTTTGGCAGACCTTTGACGTCAACTCCAGTCAGTTTGAAGGAAGGGATCCTATGGGAGAATCGGTACAAACTGTGAGGTGATATGTGCAATGTCTCTGCATCACCAGTTCCCATTCGGAAGAAAACACTTGCAAAGCATTTTGCTTTATGCAAGAATGCAACAGATACACCAGCAGCTTCAGTGCAATAATAATCTGACAAAATCTCCACAAACTCATACTCATATTTGCGGTGAGAATCTGGCTCTGAAGACCAGTTCATATCCCAGTTCTTGAATAGAGCCCAAGTCTCTCCTTTTCTTGGAGAAAGAGTGATGTGACCAGAGTTGCTTCCTTCGTTGCAGTGGATAACATGTGAGAATAACGAACGCTCTTGAGTGTTCTCATTCTTCCCAAGCCTGAACTGACTAGTAGAAACAGGCAAGTCTTCTTCAAACCACTGGATCTCTTTCTCATCATCAGGATCCGGCTCTAGATATGTGATCCTAAGCCCAAAAGAAGGAACTGAAACTTTTCTGATGAGAGCATACTGTCTAGGAACCTTATCAGTTGTGTCATAGATAGCCCAAACCTGGCCAACTGCAAAGTTTACTTCCTCCCTCAGCTTATCAAAGTCGTTAAACTTCAGACCAGCAATCTTTGGTTGTACATCACCTCCTGAACTTGAATCACGTAAACCAAAGTTGTTATCCACCTTAGCATCCCCAGAGCTTGACGCTTCATCTCCATTACCATTGAATCCTCTTCTGTTATTGTCTACAGCGCTACCAATAACACCATCAGGCTTGCTGTGATTTTGAGATAAAGCAGCAACCTCTTCttccctctttctcttctcaCCAACAACCTTCACATCACATCTCGAACCAGGAGAGCTTTTCTTTCCAGAGACAGACGCAGCCTCGTTCTTACACATGGATCTAAACTCTTGGAACCATTTGTTGAACAGAACCTCGCCTGATCTCGCAAGCACTTCCATCGCAATGGTTTCCTCCCTGCAACTCGGACAAACGAACCATTTGTCTAAATACACTCTAAGATAACGATGTCTACACCCACAGTTTCGACACGTAGTCCAAAAGCTTGGACCGGAACTGGAAGGAGCAACCGGATGGTGCTGATGTGTTTCACGGAGCATTTGACTCAATATCCTTTTAGGTGTACTGTCTTTAGACGAAAGGCCTTGAAGAGGGGTCTCACGCGCGGTGAAGTTCTTGTTACAACATCGACATCTTGTCTGTTTGCTGACGAAGCTTCTATGTAATCTGTAACACACGGAACAGAATGGACACGTGAGATCCATCTTCGTGCTGTAGAAGAAGAATACATATTATTAGTAAGAACCCTAACCTAAAGCAATCGTCTTTATATACTAAGGAACCCTAGATTGAGATATTAAGGAGCTCACTCTGTCTAAGAAGAGGCCGATGTCGGAGTGCACAGCGGCGAATGTTCCGTCGTCTTTGGAGGAGCATGAAAAAATCTCACTCTTTTACAGTTGTGATATTCCCTTTTCACGGAGGTGAAAAAGCTCTGTTCCCAATtcattttggcgggaaaatagtTGACGAGAAGAATGTAAATGGGCTAACGAATATTATTGGGCCTAGAATGCCCAGATAATCATTTTGAATTTTCATATGTCaaaaagtaaacatattaaccaaccagtgtttttaaaaccggaccgacccGATGGTTAGACCGGATTCGACTATGAACCGATTATATAGCCGGATTGGGTTTAGtaattggttcgaccatgaaccgaCCACGTAGATAGATTggatttcaaaattattaaaccaataaaaaccactaaacctatcaaaaatctataaaccatcaattaaacataaaactaacttatatttataatgttttatgtttaaaacttatttatattttagttacgtatcatatttaataacattgctttaaaatttatatactaaaaatatattaaaccaaAGTATTAAACCAAATTTGACCAGATCGAACCATATTGAACCATGACCCAAAAAAATCCGGTTCGGcttccggtccggttttaaaaacactgataTTAACACAGATCCGGCGAAATATAGCTTCCTTCTTTCAAAATGCagtaaaaaatattctaaatttgtactTACATTCTCAAGTTGGTctactcttgtttttttttttctacaaaggatttcaaattaaaaatttgaatgttTACAtgaataaatagatagaaaaagtTTGCATGAATAAACTTCATGACAGATAACATTTCTAACCTATCgttctcaaattttttttttttgacagattTACTTCAACTTGAGAGATTTAATTGAGATTCGactgatttatttttcttttggccACAGATTTACTACATTTTGAcagatttaattataatttgataaatctATTTTCTTTAGGCCACATAGTTACTTAATTCTAATAGATTTAATTaggatttgatagatttatttttcctttattgacaaatttatttaattttaaaatttttaattaggATTTGATAgacttgtttttttattttgaccacaAATTGGTTAAAATTAATAACAGTAACAACCTAGTTAACTCTTTTAAAAATCGAAACCAGAACTATTTTAGACCCGAAACCATTTTTGCTTCATTTCTTAGTGTGTTCACTACTTCAGCTACATGTAAGAAAAGAGTACCCAACGCCTCCACTCAAAGAAATTAGACTCatcaaaaggaaaaataatGTGTCCTTTTTATGTAAGAACACACTGTAGCAAGGGTTGTTTGTGATAAAAGACAACGCAGGAACCAAAAGACGTTTAACAAGGAATCATTTATTTCAGAAGAAAGAAGCAAATGAAttgcatatgtatatatataatcagtTTTCGCGTATAAacaaagtgcaaaaaaaaaacacagggAAAATGGAAACTTAGTAGCCATCCTTGAGATCGTTTACAAAGTCGTAAAGATTGGAGTGACAGTCTCCAACGGTCATACCCTTGGTCATGAAACCATGCTTGGACTTTTAGGCTGTCTATTTGTGCTGATTGTCTCTCCTACAGATTTAACTGCAGCCTTGAACTCATCGTTCTTCTCCATAGTTTGAACTCTTCAGCACACCTTGACTAATGGATGTGCTCCCCACACAGATGTAGCCTCTTTCTTATGACTGTTCCGGTCGAAAGTCTAACACCAACTGAACGACAAAGTGAGTAGTAAAAGAGAACTAGATTTTAATccgcgctttaaaagcgcgAGATAAATGTTTGTTCGAATAATAATTTACTGcaaattagaaattttatacatatgtgtgttttatataatttttaaaaaatatatatatgattaaattaaaatttccataaatataattttatgagaATAAGATAATTCCTTTATATACCCACCCCAGATAATTTTACTTATACTTTAAAGCTTAAAATTATAGCATGAATTTATCTTTAACTTTTTATATCggtcaaaatttatttaattataatagaAATTAACTATATGTAATTCTACCCGTCTCATActtgataaatattttcattattataaaataatccGCAAAAAATTGTAATTGTTAAACATAACCTATAGTTTGATGTAacctataatcaaataatattaatatcaaCATAATttagtattgtatttttatcaaattaatattttaatattctaatattctaatttgaaaatgtaaaatataaaattgattagTCTAGATATcttactttaatattttattttaataagttgaagtagtttttaaaattcatgaatatatgttattctgtatatataattattttgaattttaaaatttataaaatatttaataaatggattaagtaattttatgtttattaattgGTCTATCAGTTTAATTATGAATatgaattatgtatatataaatattatagaaattctGTTTCTTattctacaaataaaaaatgaattaatattcatatataactatatttaatattaattccgaatttattatttaaatatatatatatatatacatttaaataaaaactattgaaagatATTTCTAAATGTAATCTTAGAAAAATATACTTAAGaatatcttttagatatcttattttgaaaatattaaaataatatattagattatAGTACATATTTGATAGTAACTAAGTTACTTGTATAAGAAATAATAGGaagttaaataatataatgGTCCAAATATGACTTTCTGTAAATagttttttaagatttttttgttttaatagtatagactagTCTAGAACCAGCGCTAAATTTGGATTATGactttttctattttgatttacaaaattaaaattaaaataataatgacaAATTTTGAGATGATAgtgttatgttattttttttcctttttgtgatgtttatttgagttttagatcaaatattttggtttgtacCTATTTTCAAGGTGATGATGATCGTATGATTCGTATCAATATAGGATTATTTTATCAGTTACaatgtaaatattatatttaaatattttgtataacaCTTTTTCTTGACATCCGATCTTTACTTTATGACTTATAAAATCATGACAAATTTAAATGCAACATAACATGGAATAGACAATACTTGAATTAATTACGGTTGTTACTCAATTggactttctaaatataaaaaatatcctATTTAACAGGGAATCATTTTAGTAActgaaatataataaatgtatttacAATGCTCTAACTACGGTTACATGTTTTATTggatcttttaaaatttaatgaaaactTTTTACCGGTCGATAAAAAAATAGTACTCTAAATTAATATAGTAGATACGTTACCATGTAGACTAGAAATTTAAAGACTGATACTGAGATGAGGCAAAAACGAATCAAAACATCACAAGAATCATTGTGGAGTCCTTGATCTCTATGGACTTGTGTGAAACGCTGGATCTATAACTCTTTCGGGTCTTACAGAAGGTACATACTGGACACAGTATGACACCAAATAGCATAAAACAATACAGTAAACcgaaattcaaataaaaaagaaactgCATTATTTGTAAGAGTGTTGCATCACGAGGTTCATTGTCGATCTccgaaggaaaaaaaaaagtttgctcTCACCTCAATGAATATATACCGAAATTGAGACTAGACAGAGTTAGGGTTTTCTTTGTTCGTGCAGCCTCGACGGAGAAATCGATGGTCGTAGTAGAATCGCATGAACCCTAAATGCGAGTTTTTAGAGAGAAAGATGTTTTAATTTGGATTCATCGagcatatttttaaatatatatgctttgatttttcagttttacttgttaataaaaaaagagagaaaatggcATTATGGTAGTAACTGTCAGTAACAATGGTTTTGTGTCTTTAACCTTATTAAAGAGCATGTCTAAGATTACTCAGAGTTAATCTTGTAATTAACTAAGAAATAAGAGTTAATCTGAATaattttctctacaaaaaacaatataattctGCGGTTTAAAAGCGCagatcaaaatataataaccAGTTATATTTTCAGGCTCCAAAAAGTTTCTTATTGCTAATGATGCACGAGCAAAGATACTGAAATTTTTACATATCACTCAGCTCAGTAaagaccccccccccccatcaAGTTGTGTTGCCATTGACTATAAGCAATCATCATCTCTTCATGTTAAATTCTTATTGTCTTACATTTTTCATGGTTATGTGAACTTGTATGACTGGAAGTCAGAGtaatttgtgacttttgattaattacataatttaaatttttaatacaaagTTGTATtctgatataattttatttttctcataaatatttttttaaaatattattacatgGATTGAATCAAACTATTTCAATctaataattttgatttatttcaaTTCTTGATCCTATATTGACATAAAGCATGAAAGTTGTTGATGTTACTTTCAAACAAATGCCAATACATTTTATAAGATTATTTTATTCTGAACGCAGACTACTTATCTGTGACAACAACATTTGTTCGGTTCACACCTGTCATAAAAATAATTCCACTGGTAACAAAACTGTGAGCACCCATATCGCCCTGCTACATCACACGGCGTTGAGATCTGGAAGCACACTACAGTCGCCCAATTGATTCCATAATCTATTTATgtgaataaaattattaaaccaataagtatattaatcaaaaagaatgaaattgtacatataattaaaaatgtagtataaaaataaattgttaccAGGCGTACTAGCAGGGGTAGTAGCCATAGTTGTCGTATGACAATCAACAAAAGATATGATGAAAAAAGTAGTGAAAACAAACAGAACTAAAGTTTTCATAGCGAAGACcattttataagtaaatttaAAACTCTGTTGTAAGATATTCAGTTtaacgtttttttgtttggtgtgtgttttctttactttttctgattatatatatagtgaaacatacacattataattaaatattttcttggtcAAATATAGATAAGAGAATATAACATTTccttttatttcaaatttaagaGATTTTTGGTCAAATTATAATCCAAGAATTAACTATAGAGAGACACAAatctatttataaatataagaaaattgttataatttgaacggtctatgattttaattttaatttaattttaatttattataatttgatctaaaataaaaggtaagactaaataatgatttatggtattaattgtcaaaattatagaaagaataataatgttagattaattattcttttatatattataaactatataaaataatgaacaaaaaacatttt
The window above is part of the Brassica napus cultivar Da-Ae chromosome C3, Da-Ae, whole genome shotgun sequence genome. Proteins encoded here:
- the LOC106385501 gene encoding uncharacterized protein LOC106385501, which codes for MDLTCPFCSVCYRLHRSFVSKQTRCRCCNKNFTARETPLQGLSSKDSTPKRILSQMLRETHQHHPVAPSSSGPSFWTTCRNCGCRHRYLRVYLDKWFVCPSCREETIAMEVLARSGEVLFNKWFQEFRSMCKNEAASVSGKKSSPGSRCDVKVVGEKRKREEEVAALSQNHSKPDGVIGSAVDNNRRGFNGNGDEASSSGDAKVDNNFGLRDSSSGGDVQPKIAGLKFNDFDKLREEVNFAVGQVWAIYDTTDKVPRQYALIRKVSVPSFGLRITYLEPDPDDEKEIQWFEEDLPVSTSQFRLGKNENTQERSLFSHVIHCNEGSNSGHITLSPRKGETWALFKNWDMNWSSEPDSHRKYEYEFVEILSDYYCTEAAGVSVAFLHKAKCFASVFFRMGTGDAETLHISPHSLYRFSHRIPSFKLTGVDVKGLPKYAYELDQAALPATIEEVTVPSHLLPEFAPPKPEALCFPINGKVFKTGQIWSYIGCNDNMPRDYCRIHKISVTQTFEQAPVYKIVSFRLKPKRLPGEVIIPWEDKKLHVSCGTFLVTRVHVALAPNNFSHLMVPQTSMEGNEYTYTILPKVGQVWAIYRFWNGFLEETYEDYVIVEVLDDALDYKVLALEPALQFNGDEERKRVFGAAESRPRDFDDGDEVIFTIPKLKVLRFSHQIAASRVIKEVDGELKELFELDSTAVSVL